A DNA window from Solanum lycopersicum chromosome 3, SLM_r2.1 contains the following coding sequences:
- the LOC138347195 gene encoding uncharacterized protein translates to MHERAIKVTTTYPFPCMIFALCNSAGVPIWHVIQLKTPQGTVDVGLIRDKANTLAPRKGPSLELSPLPDDLADMVALERTATQASTDTTPVESISGSSTTPSSSRTAPLPALVPLARVQKIEAQMATLLHHIQPWMQKSITESEERLKRKMVQFTEQKIPEVN, encoded by the coding sequence atgcacgagagggcaatcaaggtcactactacctaccctttcccgtgcatgatctttgccctttgcaattctgcaggtgtgcccatatggcacgttattcagcttaagaccccgcagggcactgttgacgtcggcctcatcagagacaaGGCCAATACGTTGGCTCCACGCAAAGGTCCCAGTCTAGAGCTATCCCCACTTCCTGATGATCTTGCCGATATGGTAGCCCTGGAACGCACAGCTACACAAGCGTCTACTGatactaccccggtcgagtctatctcgggtagtagcacaaccccgagctcctctcgcacagcccctctaccggcactggtcccgcttgcaaGGGTCCAAAAaatagaggcacaaatggccactcttctgcatcatatccagccatggatgcagaagtcgattactgagtcaGAAGAGCGCCTAAAGAGGAAAATGGTGCAGTTTACAGAGCAGAAGATCCCTGAGGTTAACTAG